CCACTGCTCCTGTTCCCACGCCGgtaaccaccaccgcttcTGCTCCCACCCCTAACCTGGAACCAACCCCGCTCTCCCCAAAAGCTAGAGCCGCCCTAGCCCTGTGCTTCTACACCCTCCGCGCTCAACTCGAGGCCTCCCTCGCAAAGGAGCTCGccgcccttccccctcccacccctcccacccctcctcgacccccCTTCCGCGTCATCGTCGAGCGTTTCGACGCTTACGAGAAAGCGTacctcgccgccgaggaagccgaCCGTCTCTACCGTCTCAACCACGGTCAGTCACCGAAGGGGTTTCTCGCCCGCTTGTTGGAGCGCTTCTGCGGGGATGGTCCATTGTCTCAAGTCGCCTTTGAGAGGGAGGTCCCGAGCCCGGCGACGTGGGACTGGCTccaggccgagattgagTACCGGCCTgtcttggaggagaggtgcCGCAAAGAAAAGGAGATCAGGGGCCGGTATGAGGAGATGAGGCTGAAGGCTCGGAAGCAGTATTTGGAGACGCTAAAGGAGGGTGGAGTGTGGCTGaaagagatggaaaagatgTAAATTGAGTAGATTAGGAACGAATTGTGGTGCAGAGTTACTGGTTTGTAGCTAAATaaaaaattttaaaaataattgaaaaaagaattaaggaaaataaataaaataaaaagtagTGAATTGATGTAGAATTGAGcgtaaaaagaaaagcagaTGTATGGTGTGAAAGCTGCAAGTTGGTAATCACCTGTGGTTTGTTTGCGCAGTTAGAAATTGTTGCGGACATCAAGGGGGCTTAAAACGATGCATCCCAGATTCAACAAAAGAATTGTGGAGTGGAAAGAAGCGCCCAAAATtcaaagaaggaggagaggtgtaAAAAGGTATAAAAGAAACTCGACGTGGGCCTGATTCGAACAGACGCTCCCGAAGGAACAAGATTTCTAGTCTTGCGCATTAGACCACTCTGCCACCACGCCTCCTAAGAACTTGATAGCAAACGAATGGAATCTAGAATACTTGTACGAAGCTACAGCTATCGGTTTACTTTCATTACTCGACTGTAATTCAGTTCACCAATCttgcttcaacaacctcataTGCCCAAAGGGTCTCTGGAGACATCCCTTCTATCTCAGGTTGCAGAAAGCACGCGTGAATCTGACCCCCATATTCGGAGCCAGactcatcttcctcttcttcctcagaCTCATCCATTGCCATGGCCTCCTCCCTATCCGTATCTGCAAAATCCAGGCTAGAGACACACTCGCACTCGTTGTCCGGATCTGAAGTCAATTTTGTCCTAGCGCCAAGCTGATTGTCCCACTCGGGCACAAGGACGATGATGGTGCAGTATGAGTAGTCGGAGTGGATCGGTGCTTCGTTTCTGTACTGTTTATGGCATACCGTTAGCTTTATGTTTTACGGGATACTGAGAAGTCAGAGCCTCGAAAGCACTCACCACCATGTACATCAGCTGTCGTTGTTTGTGCTCGTCGTGGCTCTCATTCATCCAAACAACCTCTTTGAACTTGAAGCGGCTGATGCCCCAACTCTTAATCAAACGTTTAAGATGAGTTTCGTCACCGACTTGCCAATTCTGGTAGGTTTCCGCCGGAAAGTACTTTCCCATCACATATCTGTACGAGTCGTCCTCGTACCTCTCAGTGATGAGAACAGGACGCAGGTCGACGTGGTAGCCCAGGGACAGGAAACCTTGCCAGATCGCTCGGTCAATGCCTTTGATGGCCGAGGCGGAAAAGGTCTCCGATGTGTGCGATATGCGTGCGAGGTGTAGAAGCCAAGGTAACCGCCTAACCATAAGGATGTGTTAGCCAATGTGAGTGAAGCAGGGAGTTGCAGATAGCACCACCCTTTAGGCATGAAAGTCTTGTCGTTTTTTGTGTTTCGTGCATACTTCATCAGAGGAAGCTCGACTTCCATGGACCTGGCCAGTTTAGCTTCGGAAATGCGTTTCGGCGTACAGATTGCACGTCAATGTAAGTCGGTATCCCTTTGAGACAGGAAGAACCTCGTGTTCGCAATCGCTGTAGAACGCGGCCCATTGAACCATGTTGCTTTTAGAGTTCTTGATTGACCAATCGAACTTCATCGTCTCACCCCTGTGCCGTACCTCAagctcccacccaccccccttcgaGTGCTCAGCAGGTAGGCACACTACTAAAGACCCAAACTGAGAAGGAGATCTTGGGGTGTCGACATGTGCCCTGAGGTGGCCTGATGGTCCATCATACACATTGAGTTTGTAGAGCTCTGCTTTGATTGTGTGATGACCGATGCCAGAAGAAAGAAGTTTGGATATCGTGTCAATGATGCC
This genomic stretch from Podospora bellae-mahoneyi strain CBS 112042 chromosome 1 map unlocalized CBS112042p_1.2, whole genome shotgun sequence harbors:
- a CDS encoding uncharacterized protein (EggNog:ENOG503P0H5); translated protein: MVRRLPWLLHLARISHTSETFSASAIKGIDRAIWQGFLSLGYHVDLRPVLITERYEDDSYRYVMGKYFPAETYQNWQVGDETHLKRLIKSWGISRFKFKEVVWMNESHDEHKQRQLMYMVYRNEAPIHSDYSYCTIIVLVPEWDNQLGARTKLTSDPDNECECVSSLDFADTDREEAMAMDESEEEEEDESGSEYGGQIHACFLQPEIEGMSPETLWAYEVVEARLVN